In the genome of Dermacentor andersoni chromosome 3, qqDerAnde1_hic_scaffold, whole genome shotgun sequence, one region contains:
- the LOC126520825 gene encoding zinc finger SWIM domain-containing protein 7-like isoform X1: MSFVQVHSDVIKLVFENLGKEFRDKKTVSTKTLNELDHIFRAPLQPAMRLVDRRRVKRLTCPRGRVVYQVSGEARAFYTCLPSSNFCACYSYLHQVLRRQEIPMCKHVLASRLAEALGTCEDVRCTDDTMAFSLQSLS, from the exons ATGAGTTTCGTGCAAGTTCACTCAGATGTTATAAAACTTGTCTTCGAAAACCTTGGCAAGGAGTTCCGTGACAAAAAGACAG TTTCCACTAAAACGCTGAATGA GCTGGACCACATCTTTAGAGCTCCCCTCCAGCCGGCGATGAGACTCGTTGACAGGCGCCGTGTCAAGCGCCTAACATGCCCTCGAGGCCGGGTGGTCTACCAAGTGTCCGGCGAAGCGAGGGCGTTCTATACCTGCCTGCCAAGCAGCAACTTCTGCGCCTGCTATTCGTATCTGCACCAAG TACTACGAAGACAAGAGATACCAATG TGTAAGCACGTACTCGCATCAAGACTGGCAGAAGCACTTGGAACCTGTGAAGATGTCCGCTGCACAGACGACACAATGGCATTCTCGTTGCAAAGCCTCAGTTAA
- the LOC126520825 gene encoding zinc finger SWIM domain-containing protein 7-like isoform X2 codes for MSFVQVHSDVIKLVFENLGKEFRDKKTVSTKTLNELDHIFRAPLQPAMRLVDRRRVKRLTCPRGRVVYQVSGEARAFYTCLPSSNFCACYSYLHQVLRRQEIPMVSNYLEYTSFLQSLYHKCCV; via the exons ATGAGTTTCGTGCAAGTTCACTCAGATGTTATAAAACTTGTCTTCGAAAACCTTGGCAAGGAGTTCCGTGACAAAAAGACAG TTTCCACTAAAACGCTGAATGA GCTGGACCACATCTTTAGAGCTCCCCTCCAGCCGGCGATGAGACTCGTTGACAGGCGCCGTGTCAAGCGCCTAACATGCCCTCGAGGCCGGGTGGTCTACCAAGTGTCCGGCGAAGCGAGGGCGTTCTATACCTGCCTGCCAAGCAGCAACTTCTGCGCCTGCTATTCGTATCTGCACCAAG TACTACGAAGACAAGAGATACCAATGGTAAGCAATTATTTAGAGTATACTTCATTTCTCCAGAGCTTGTATCACAAATGTTGTG TGTAA